One Cucumis sativus cultivar 9930 chromosome 1, Cucumber_9930_V3, whole genome shotgun sequence DNA segment encodes these proteins:
- the LOC101207820 gene encoding exosome complex component RRP42 produces the protein MVGLSTGEKLFIQAGIAQDLRTDGRGRLTYRPISIETDVISQANGSARVRMGGTEVIATVKAELGRPNPMQPDKGKVSISVDCSPTAEPAFEGRGGEELSTELSIALERCLLGGKSGSGAGIDLSSLIVVEGKLCWDLYIEGLVVSSEGNLLDALGAAIKAALSNTGIPKVHVAAEALDNEQPEVDVSDEEFLQFDTSGVPAIVTLTKVGKHYIVDATLEEESQMSSAVSISIDRHGHICGLTKRGGVGVDPSIILDMISVGKHVSEELLNKLDSEIVAAEADEEE, from the exons ATGGTGGGTCTTTCAACTGGAGAGAAGCTTTTCATTCAAGCTGGCATCGCTCAGGATCTTCGCACTGATGGTCGAGGGAGGTTAACTTATCGACCCATCTCTATAGAAACCGATGTGATCTCTCAG GCAAATGGTTCAGCAAGGGTCCGAATGGGTGGTACTGAAGTTATTGCCACAGTTAAG GCGGAACTTGGAAGGCCTAATCCAATGCAACCTGACAAAGGGAAGGTCTCGATCTCTGTTGATTGTAGTCCGACTGCAGAGCCGGCATTTGAG GGTAGGGGTGGTGAAGAGTTGTCAACGGAACTCTCGATTGCTCTTGAGCGATGTCTCTTAGGTGGAAAGAGTGGTTCAG GGGCTGGGATTGACCTTTCATCTTTGATAGTTGTGGAAGGGAAGCTTTGTTGGGATCTCTATATTGAGGGGTTGGTGGTAAGCTCAGAAGGCAATCTTCTAGACGCTCTTGGTGCTGCCATTAAG GCTGCTTTGAGCAATACAGGCATCCCAAAAGTCCATGTTGCTGCAGAAGCATTAGACAACGAACAACCTGAAGTTGACGTAAGTGATGAAGAATTTCTACAGTTCGATACATCTGGGGTTCCAGCCATTGTTACATTGACAAAAGTGGGTAAGCACTACATCGTTGATGCTACTTTGGAAGAAGAATCTCAAATGAGTTCTGCAGTCTCCATATCCATCGACAGGCATGGTCACATTTGTGGGTTGACTAAACGTGGGGGTGTTGGGGTTGATCCAAGCATAATCCTCGATATGATATCCGTGGGCAAACATGTTAGCGAGGAGTTGCTGAACAAGTTGGACTCAGAGATTGTGGCTGCCGAAGCTGATGAAGAGGAATGA